The following are encoded in a window of Salinibacter ruber DSM 13855 genomic DNA:
- the fahA gene encoding fumarylacetoacetase, with protein sequence MTDSPPTSSLTSFLEVASDHPFPIQNLPYGVFTPPETTVPRVGVAIGDQVLDLATLNNEGVFDVPELQNERPFAQPTLNDFMALGPSAWSAVRSRLQALLRADTAELRDAASLRNRVLHPRADVSLRLPVDIGDYTDFYSSKQHATNVGTMFRGAENALKDNWVHLPVGYHGRASSVLLSGQDVRRPCGQTRPDADAPPVYGPTQLLDFELETGFFVGEGNELGTPLSIDEADDQIFGMVLVNDWSARDIQGWEYEPLGPFLGKSFATTISPWVVPMAALEPFRVAGPTQDPEPLDYLQADGDAAYDVTLEVDLETPSMTSPHTVCRSNTKHLYWTMRQQLAHHTVNGCNARPGDLLASGTISGPTEDSYGSMLELSWRGEEPVSLPGDETRSFLEDGDRVIMRAYAQADDYRVGFGTADGRVLPASCA encoded by the coding sequence ATGACCGACTCCCCCCCCACTTCGTCCCTCACCTCCTTTCTTGAGGTGGCATCCGACCATCCGTTTCCCATCCAGAACCTTCCGTACGGCGTGTTCACGCCCCCCGAGACGACCGTGCCCCGGGTGGGGGTGGCCATCGGGGACCAGGTGCTCGACCTCGCCACCCTCAACAACGAAGGCGTCTTTGACGTCCCCGAGCTGCAGAACGAACGCCCCTTCGCGCAGCCCACGCTGAACGACTTCATGGCCCTCGGCCCCTCGGCCTGGTCGGCCGTCCGGAGCCGCCTGCAGGCGCTCCTCCGGGCCGACACGGCCGAGCTGCGCGACGCCGCGTCCCTCCGCAACCGGGTGCTTCACCCCCGGGCCGACGTATCGCTTCGCCTGCCGGTCGACATCGGGGACTATACGGACTTCTACTCCTCGAAGCAGCACGCCACCAACGTCGGGACGATGTTTCGGGGCGCCGAGAATGCGTTGAAGGACAACTGGGTCCACCTGCCGGTGGGCTACCACGGGCGGGCCAGCTCCGTCCTCCTGAGCGGCCAAGACGTGCGGCGGCCCTGCGGCCAGACCCGGCCCGACGCGGACGCGCCGCCGGTCTACGGCCCGACCCAGCTGCTCGACTTCGAGCTTGAAACGGGCTTTTTCGTGGGGGAGGGCAACGAGCTCGGCACGCCCCTCTCGATCGACGAGGCGGACGACCAGATCTTCGGCATGGTGCTGGTCAACGACTGGAGCGCCCGGGACATTCAGGGGTGGGAGTACGAGCCCCTCGGCCCCTTCCTGGGCAAGAGCTTCGCCACCACCATCTCGCCGTGGGTCGTGCCCATGGCGGCCCTGGAGCCGTTTCGGGTGGCCGGGCCCACGCAGGACCCGGAGCCGCTCGACTACCTGCAGGCCGACGGGGACGCGGCCTACGACGTGACCCTGGAGGTGGACCTCGAAACGCCGTCGATGACGAGCCCGCACACGGTGTGCCGCAGCAACACCAAGCACCTGTACTGGACGATGCGCCAGCAGCTCGCCCACCACACCGTCAACGGCTGCAATGCCCGCCCGGGGGATCTCCTGGCGTCGGGCACCATCAGCGGGCCCACGGAGGACAGCTACGGCAGCATGCTGGAGCTGTCGTGGCGCGGGGAGGAGCCGGTGTCTCTGCCGGGGGACGAGACGCGCTCGTTCCTCGAAGACGGCGATCGGGTGATCATGCGGGCCTACGCGCAGGCGGACGACTACCGCGTCGGATTCGGAACGGCGGACGGTCGGGTGCTCCCGGCGTCCTGTGCGTGA
- a CDS encoding tetratricopeptide repeat protein — protein MTIRQSALFALALGTLGLLALSGCSAGNPNMSAAEDAMEQERYERALANVDSAIAQDSANAQAYAMKARILRQMADSTAPPEAYKQRYRQARQAEEKAIKFDPGRRSDIKNQRELAFIQEFQKGADAFNRAQQSSQKSDYLRAAAYFGAAGAIRPDSTGPIRNEAFARLQAARLEGGDQGMQEMSNVIPILERYLKKEDEPEKDVYSILSQLYRQGDQPERALEVTERALDDLSSRPTHFRIQGTRGLSYTGTIEAGGTSRQVEGTTPDRIELSTSDGMVTGTFRKQDGGKKQTKGRLQVGLYTQGTQVANSRTTALEEITISEDLSSVTPLAELQNQRLSALNSTGNTEKAMQAYRQQIERNPENARYRYNYGSLLLNSDRYDEAIEQLSEAVKLDSDDPKKQYNLGAAYLNKGVVLQDSLVSVRDSVMAQNRKPTQEEAQMIEDLDEQRLQFFQNAIPPLERARQLSGANGRYRQNACSALLQAYVQTEQTDKAEDVKQCAGAGGNTSGGSGGR, from the coding sequence ATGACGATCCGACAATCAGCGCTCTTTGCACTCGCCTTGGGGACCCTCGGCCTTCTGGCCCTTTCGGGGTGCTCGGCCGGAAACCCGAACATGAGCGCCGCCGAGGACGCCATGGAGCAGGAACGCTACGAGCGGGCCCTCGCCAATGTCGACTCGGCCATTGCCCAGGACTCGGCCAACGCTCAGGCCTACGCAATGAAGGCCCGAATCCTGCGCCAGATGGCCGACAGCACGGCGCCGCCCGAGGCGTACAAGCAACGCTACCGGCAGGCCCGCCAGGCCGAGGAGAAGGCCATCAAGTTCGACCCGGGACGACGAAGCGACATCAAAAACCAGCGCGAACTCGCGTTTATTCAGGAGTTTCAGAAGGGCGCCGATGCCTTCAACCGGGCCCAGCAGTCAAGCCAGAAGTCCGATTACCTGCGCGCAGCGGCGTACTTCGGGGCCGCGGGCGCGATCCGTCCGGACTCGACAGGGCCCATCCGGAATGAGGCCTTTGCCCGCCTGCAGGCCGCCCGCCTCGAAGGGGGCGATCAGGGCATGCAGGAGATGTCCAACGTGATCCCCATTCTGGAGCGCTACCTCAAGAAGGAGGACGAGCCCGAGAAGGACGTCTACAGCATTCTTTCCCAGCTGTACCGCCAGGGGGACCAGCCGGAACGGGCACTTGAGGTGACCGAACGGGCCCTCGACGATCTCTCGAGCCGTCCCACCCACTTCCGCATCCAGGGGACGCGTGGGCTGAGCTACACCGGGACCATCGAGGCCGGAGGCACCTCCCGACAGGTGGAGGGCACCACGCCGGACCGGATCGAGCTGTCGACCAGCGACGGCATGGTCACCGGCACCTTCCGGAAGCAGGACGGCGGCAAGAAGCAGACGAAGGGGCGCCTGCAGGTCGGCCTGTACACGCAAGGCACCCAAGTGGCCAACAGCCGAACCACCGCGCTCGAAGAGATCACGATCTCGGAAGACCTATCCAGCGTGACGCCCCTCGCGGAACTTCAAAACCAGCGCCTGAGTGCGCTCAACAGTACCGGAAACACCGAAAAGGCCATGCAGGCCTACCGGCAGCAAATCGAGAGAAACCCGGAGAATGCACGCTACCGGTACAACTACGGCTCCCTCCTGCTGAACTCCGACCGGTACGACGAGGCGATCGAGCAGCTTAGCGAGGCCGTGAAGCTGGATTCCGACGACCCCAAGAAGCAGTACAACCTCGGGGCGGCCTACCTGAACAAGGGCGTCGTTTTGCAGGACAGCCTGGTGTCCGTCCGCGACTCCGTGATGGCCCAGAACCGCAAGCCAACCCAGGAGGAGGCGCAGATGATTGAGGACCTGGACGAACAGCGCCTCCAGTTCTTCCAAAACGCCATTCCGCCCCTGGAGCGGGCCCGGCAGCTGAGCGGTGCGAACGGACGGTACCGGCAGAACGCATGCTCGGCCCTCCTTCAGGCCTACGTGCAGACCGAGCAGACGGACAAGGCTGAAGACGTGAAACAGTGTGCCGGTGCGGGAGGCAATACGAGCGGCGGAAGCGGGGGACGATAA
- a CDS encoding cystathionine gamma-synthase gives MPDSSLHDDAVLEAPEADGFGTRAVHAGQQPDPSTGAVMTPIYQTSTYAQAAPGEHKGHEYSRVSNPTRTALEGNLASLEGAEHGIAFSSGVAGIDAIVKSLRPGDHVVATDDLYGGTYRLLREVFEPLNIQTSFVDMSDPDAVTDAFTEDTALLWVETPTNPLMRLVDIEALAERAHAHDITVAVDNTFATPYLQQPLAHGADLVLHSATKYLGGHSDLILGAVCTNSDEWAEKLRFQIKSTGAAPGPMDCFLTLRGTKTLHLRMEQHCSSARRLAQMLNAHDKVGHVRYPGLPSHPGHALAQKQMSGYGGMISFELADDEMDKALAVLDAAEVFTLAESLGGVESLIEHPASMTHASIPAEEREKIGLTDSLIRLSVGVESFEDLRDDLDRALSRV, from the coding sequence ATGCCCGACTCTTCCCTTCACGATGATGCCGTCCTTGAGGCCCCCGAGGCCGATGGATTCGGAACCCGGGCCGTGCACGCCGGGCAACAGCCCGACCCCTCCACCGGCGCGGTCATGACGCCCATCTACCAGACCTCCACGTACGCCCAGGCCGCCCCGGGCGAGCACAAAGGACACGAGTACTCGCGGGTCTCGAACCCCACCCGCACGGCCCTGGAGGGGAACCTGGCCTCCCTGGAGGGCGCCGAGCACGGCATCGCGTTCAGCTCCGGCGTGGCCGGCATCGACGCGATCGTCAAGAGCCTGCGCCCCGGCGACCACGTCGTGGCGACCGACGACCTGTACGGCGGCACCTACCGGCTGCTACGGGAGGTCTTCGAGCCGCTCAACATTCAGACCTCCTTCGTGGACATGAGCGACCCGGACGCGGTGACGGACGCGTTCACCGAGGACACGGCACTGCTCTGGGTCGAAACGCCCACCAATCCGCTCATGCGGCTGGTCGACATCGAGGCGCTCGCCGAGCGGGCCCACGCCCACGACATCACCGTAGCGGTCGACAACACCTTCGCCACCCCCTACCTCCAGCAGCCCCTCGCCCACGGCGCCGACCTCGTCCTCCACTCCGCCACGAAATATCTCGGCGGCCACTCCGACCTCATCCTCGGGGCCGTGTGTACGAACTCGGACGAGTGGGCGGAGAAGCTGCGCTTTCAGATCAAGAGCACCGGCGCCGCCCCCGGGCCCATGGACTGCTTCCTGACGCTGCGCGGGACCAAAACCCTTCACCTGCGCATGGAGCAGCACTGCTCCAGCGCCCGGCGGCTGGCCCAGATGCTCAACGCCCACGACAAGGTGGGGCATGTGCGGTACCCCGGCCTTCCCTCTCACCCCGGCCACGCGCTGGCCCAGAAGCAAATGTCGGGCTACGGCGGCATGATCTCGTTCGAGCTGGCCGACGACGAGATGGACAAGGCCCTCGCCGTTCTGGACGCCGCCGAGGTCTTTACCCTCGCCGAGAGCCTCGGCGGGGTGGAGAGCCTCATCGAACACCCGGCCTCGATGACCCACGCCTCCATTCCCGCGGAGGAGCGCGAAAAGATCGGGCTTACGGACTCGCTGATCCGCCTGAGCGTCGGGGTGGAGTCGTTCGAGGACCTGCGCGATGACCTCGACCGCGCGCTGTCCCGCGTCTAG
- a CDS encoding DUF427 domain-containing protein, giving the protein MPTPTTPGPDQESVWDYPRPPALESEDRRIRVVFNDVTIADTTEALRVLETSHPPVYYLPPDDIATEHLEREQQTTMCEFKGRAVYYTLTVGDRSARSAAWGYPDPTARFAELQDYVTFYASKVDECYVGEEEARAQEGDFYGGWITDDVVGPFKGGPGTMGW; this is encoded by the coding sequence ATGCCGACCCCCACCACACCCGGGCCCGATCAAGAATCCGTTTGGGACTATCCCCGCCCGCCGGCCCTCGAATCGGAAGATCGGCGCATCCGGGTCGTCTTCAACGACGTGACCATCGCCGACACGACCGAGGCGCTGCGGGTCCTCGAGACGAGCCATCCGCCGGTGTACTACCTGCCCCCGGACGACATCGCCACCGAGCACCTGGAGCGCGAGCAGCAGACCACGATGTGCGAGTTCAAGGGGCGTGCCGTGTACTACACCCTCACGGTCGGCGACCGCTCCGCGCGGAGCGCGGCCTGGGGCTATCCGGACCCGACGGCCCGGTTTGCCGAGCTGCAGGACTACGTTACGTTTTACGCCAGCAAGGTCGACGAGTGCTACGTGGGCGAGGAGGAGGCCCGCGCTCAGGAGGGCGACTTCTACGGCGGCTGGATTACCGATGATGTCGTAGGGCCCTTCAAGGGCGGGCCCGGTACGATGGGGTGGTAG
- a CDS encoding AMP-binding protein, whose protein sequence is METTAPPSRSGSAARPAPAAPTEVVADLRAARSQCSSDGATAGENPWRGLFYEHLRDEGLPALVKNDAATPAGSLWTGARRWTDAFREASLRAGDRLVVALPPSTAFVQVLVAALWEGVTVAVARPDDDIGGVCAALDARAAVAPESGPCRWTADPYAGPASVPDALRPVETPPTPAVRFLLRTSGTTQRARWIALSDRNVLSVLASHLPHLTLRRARVLSVLPWSHVFGLVLDLLPALLAGAEIIRDPAGGRDPKSLAALGEAWGATHLSAVPLTIRRLWATDRGPALLRRLHGGIVGGAPVAGPLADRLSETRLRAGYGQTEAAPGIALGAPGEWDAHYLGRPLGCQVRVAEDGELLFKGPNACVGVWRRHEGLDRRAPNRTVRTGDLVRREGDALYFDGRKDTAFKLSNGRFVRAGAWEARLKGQFPSLHDALLFTPAGEDLSVALCVDPSASEGPSEAAIRDVLGPLGHRLAGCVRVAPGDWAQEGKGRVDRDEMTRRLRASPSSD, encoded by the coding sequence ATGGAGACAACGGCTCCCCCATCTCGATCGGGCAGCGCTGCGCGGCCCGCGCCGGCGGCCCCCACCGAGGTTGTTGCGGACCTGCGCGCTGCGCGCTCACAGTGCTCGTCCGACGGGGCGACCGCCGGCGAGAATCCATGGCGGGGGCTGTTTTACGAACACCTGCGGGACGAGGGGCTGCCCGCCCTCGTAAAGAACGATGCCGCAACCCCGGCAGGATCGCTGTGGACGGGGGCCCGGCGGTGGACCGACGCGTTCCGCGAGGCGTCGCTCCGGGCCGGAGACCGGCTCGTCGTGGCCCTGCCGCCGTCGACGGCCTTCGTGCAGGTTCTCGTCGCCGCGTTGTGGGAGGGCGTCACCGTTGCGGTGGCGCGGCCGGACGACGACATCGGTGGCGTGTGCGCGGCCCTGGACGCCCGGGCCGCGGTCGCCCCCGAGTCGGGACCGTGCCGCTGGACTGCGGATCCGTACGCGGGGCCGGCCTCTGTGCCGGACGCGCTCCGGCCAGTGGAGACGCCCCCGACCCCTGCCGTTCGCTTCCTCTTGCGCACCTCGGGCACCACGCAGCGGGCCCGATGGATTGCGCTCTCGGACCGCAACGTGTTGTCGGTGTTGGCGAGTCACCTCCCGCACCTGACCCTGCGACGGGCGCGTGTGCTGTCCGTGCTTCCTTGGTCGCATGTCTTCGGGCTGGTGCTAGACCTACTGCCGGCGCTCCTGGCCGGTGCCGAAATCATCCGGGATCCGGCCGGAGGGCGCGATCCGAAGTCCCTGGCGGCCCTGGGCGAGGCGTGGGGGGCCACCCACCTTTCGGCCGTGCCGCTCACGATTCGGCGCCTGTGGGCGACCGACCGCGGCCCCGCGTTGCTTCGCCGCCTGCATGGGGGCATCGTGGGGGGCGCCCCGGTGGCCGGGCCGCTCGCGGATCGCCTGTCGGAGACGCGGCTCCGTGCGGGGTACGGGCAGACCGAGGCTGCGCCCGGCATTGCGCTGGGGGCGCCGGGCGAGTGGGACGCACACTACCTGGGACGTCCCCTCGGATGCCAGGTGCGGGTGGCAGAAGACGGCGAACTTCTGTTCAAGGGACCGAACGCCTGCGTGGGCGTGTGGCGGCGGCACGAGGGCCTCGATCGACGGGCCCCGAATCGGACCGTCCGCACGGGCGACCTCGTCCGTCGGGAGGGCGATGCCCTCTACTTCGACGGACGCAAAGACACGGCATTCAAGCTGTCGAACGGACGTTTCGTCCGGGCAGGGGCGTGGGAGGCACGCCTCAAGGGCCAGTTTCCGAGTCTCCACGACGCCCTGTTGTTTACGCCGGCCGGGGAGGACCTGTCGGTCGCCCTCTGCGTCGATCCGTCGGCCTCGGAGGGGCCCTCTGAGGCGGCCATCCGGGATGTGCTCGGCCCCCTGGGACACCGGCTCGCTGGATGCGTCCGGGTTGCTCCCGGGGACTGGGCCCAGGAGGGCAAGGGCAGGGTCGATCGGGACGAGATGACCCGTCGACTCCGGGCGTCCCCTTCCTCAGACTAG
- the glmM gene encoding phosphoglucosamine mutase, which translates to MASNDTLIASISGIRGIVGQGLDPSVLVRYAGAFGTWCRERANAADRPSRVVVGRDARPSGDACAQIVIGTLRGMGCDVVDLGMASTPTVEMAVLQEQAAGGIVMSASHNPEEWNALKLLNETGEFLTPAQGEAVIERAEAGEAAPATHAALGGYRSRNALPEHIDEILALDLIDPEGIAAQNLSVVVDGVNSVGGVALPRLLHRLGVAEENVHCLHCEPTGAFAHPAEPRPDHLTELTAAVPEHGADLGLAVDPDADRLALVDDRGRFMLEELTQVLAADFLWRHREGPFVTNLSSSRAIDDVAARHGQPVYRSAVGEINVVQRMKEVDAVLGGEGNGGVILPDLHYGRDALAGTAFVLQHLADSGRSLGALHDDLPHYAMAKDNLPLPDVAPDRLLAALAEKYSDTNQSTLDGLKINFDESWVHMRPSNTEPILRVYTEAPTQDDAQALADRFCGELREQIDALEAT; encoded by the coding sequence ATGGCTTCGAACGACACCCTGATTGCGTCCATCTCCGGCATCCGTGGCATCGTCGGGCAGGGCCTGGATCCCTCCGTCCTGGTGCGGTATGCCGGGGCCTTCGGCACGTGGTGCCGTGAACGGGCCAATGCCGCGGACCGCCCATCCCGTGTCGTCGTGGGGCGCGACGCCCGCCCATCCGGAGACGCCTGCGCCCAGATCGTCATTGGGACGCTGCGCGGGATGGGGTGTGACGTGGTGGACCTCGGGATGGCCTCTACGCCCACCGTTGAGATGGCCGTGCTTCAAGAGCAGGCCGCCGGCGGCATCGTGATGAGTGCCTCGCACAACCCAGAAGAGTGGAACGCCCTCAAGCTGCTCAACGAGACGGGTGAGTTCCTGACGCCGGCGCAGGGGGAGGCCGTCATTGAACGCGCCGAGGCCGGAGAGGCCGCCCCTGCAACCCACGCCGCCCTCGGCGGGTACCGCTCCCGCAACGCCCTTCCCGAGCACATCGACGAGATCCTGGCGCTCGACCTTATTGATCCGGAGGGGATCGCCGCGCAGAACCTGAGCGTAGTCGTAGACGGCGTCAACTCCGTGGGCGGGGTTGCCCTGCCGCGTCTGCTCCACCGTCTCGGCGTGGCCGAGGAGAATGTCCACTGCCTCCACTGCGAGCCGACCGGCGCCTTTGCCCACCCCGCCGAGCCGCGCCCCGACCACCTCACCGAGCTCACGGCGGCGGTGCCTGAGCACGGGGCCGACCTCGGGCTGGCGGTGGACCCCGACGCCGACCGCCTCGCCCTGGTCGACGACCGGGGGCGCTTCATGCTCGAAGAGCTCACCCAGGTGCTGGCGGCGGACTTCCTGTGGCGGCACCGCGAGGGGCCCTTCGTGACCAACCTGTCGTCGTCCCGGGCCATCGATGACGTGGCCGCCCGGCACGGCCAGCCGGTCTACCGCTCCGCCGTCGGCGAGATCAACGTGGTGCAGCGCATGAAGGAGGTCGATGCCGTGCTGGGCGGGGAGGGGAACGGCGGCGTCATTCTTCCGGACCTGCACTACGGCCGGGACGCCCTCGCCGGAACGGCCTTCGTTCTTCAACACCTGGCCGACTCGGGGCGGTCCCTGGGAGCGCTCCACGACGACCTGCCCCACTACGCCATGGCGAAGGACAACCTGCCGCTCCCCGACGTGGCCCCCGACCGGCTCCTCGCAGCGCTGGCGGAAAAATACAGTGACACGAACCAGTCGACCCTCGACGGGCTCAAAATCAACTTCGACGAGTCCTGGGTGCACATGCGGCCCTCCAACACCGAACCCATTCTCCGGGTGTACACGGAGGCCCCGACCCAGGACGACGCGCAGGCCCTCGCGGACCGCTTTTGCGGAGAGCTGCGGGAGCAGATCGATGCACTGGAGGCGACGTAG
- a CDS encoding COX15/CtaA family protein, whose product MSPSRSRASDWTWRRRFSACTVLLTVFLLSWGGVVTSIGAGMAFPDWPTSLGSYNLINPVEEWWLVPAYLAEHGHRLIASLVGAFTVALAAWTWWEDPRAWMRKLSLAAVALVILQGLLGGLRVLWVSLDLAMVHACVAQLFFATLVAMTLFVTDTWRRRDGVLPQTDSARHLRWWSYAAAAFIYLQIVLGALLRHPGAGMSGGYTTLHVAGAFAVVGVVLGAFVVAEKHFDAVPAVRRTAWVLLGIMGLQFALGLASLLLTLYEPGGQAGVIAYVVLTVAHLVVGAVLLGASVVMSLLTSRRPQHAPPSAPTNGATRNVPERSLARAEP is encoded by the coding sequence ATGTCTCCCTCACGTTCTCGTGCTTCCGATTGGACCTGGCGCCGCCGGTTCTCGGCGTGTACGGTCCTCCTGACCGTCTTCCTCCTCTCCTGGGGTGGGGTGGTGACCAGTATCGGCGCCGGCATGGCGTTTCCGGACTGGCCCACCTCGCTCGGCTCCTACAACCTCATCAATCCGGTCGAGGAGTGGTGGCTGGTGCCGGCCTACCTCGCCGAGCACGGGCACCGCCTCATTGCGAGTCTCGTCGGCGCGTTCACGGTGGCGTTGGCGGCCTGGACTTGGTGGGAGGACCCCCGGGCCTGGATGCGGAAGCTGAGCCTCGCGGCCGTCGCGCTGGTCATCCTTCAGGGCCTCCTTGGGGGCCTGCGTGTCCTCTGGGTCTCGCTGGACCTCGCGATGGTGCACGCCTGCGTCGCGCAGCTCTTCTTCGCCACTCTGGTCGCCATGACGCTGTTCGTCACCGACACGTGGCGCCGCCGGGACGGCGTGCTGCCCCAGACCGACTCCGCCCGCCACCTGCGCTGGTGGTCGTACGCCGCCGCCGCGTTCATCTACCTGCAGATTGTGCTGGGGGCCCTGCTGCGACATCCCGGCGCGGGCATGTCGGGGGGCTATACGACGCTGCACGTTGCCGGGGCCTTTGCGGTGGTTGGGGTTGTTCTCGGGGCCTTCGTGGTCGCGGAAAAGCACTTTGACGCGGTGCCGGCGGTGCGCCGCACGGCCTGGGTCCTGCTTGGCATCATGGGGCTTCAGTTTGCCCTCGGCCTCGCGTCCCTGCTTCTGACCCTGTACGAGCCGGGCGGTCAGGCGGGCGTCATTGCGTACGTGGTGCTCACGGTGGCTCACCTCGTGGTCGGCGCCGTGCTGCTCGGGGCGTCGGTCGTGATGAGCCTGTTGACGTCGCGTCGCCCCCAACACGCCCCCCCCTCTGCCCCCACCAACGGCGCGACGCGGAACGTCCCCGAGCGGTCGCTCGCGAGGGCCGAGCCGTAG
- the cyoE gene encoding heme o synthase, with amino-acid sequence MAAPSTTDAQASGRTLGAVLWDYLILAKPEISSVVTLSAFAGFLIGSPTGLDGGTLLWTMLGTALCAGGVGTLNHVLERRYDAQMKRTAQRPLPAGRADPKMARRVGILLVCLAVGLLCPLVNVLTAVLAALTAVLYLFVYTPLKRTTKWNTLVGTVPGALPALGGYTAATGHLGAGGWATFGILATWQMPHFLSLAWMYRKDYARGDYAMLPVVEPDGNSTAAQMIGFAALLVPVSVLPVLTEAAGWIYGVGVVPLGLWFLWTTIVFHGERTGQKAKRVLKASVLYIPGLVALLLVDWFL; translated from the coding sequence ATGGCTGCCCCCTCTACGACCGACGCGCAGGCCTCCGGGCGCACCCTCGGGGCCGTGCTCTGGGACTACCTGATCCTGGCCAAGCCCGAAATTTCGTCGGTGGTCACCCTGTCGGCGTTCGCGGGTTTTTTGATCGGGTCCCCGACCGGGCTGGACGGCGGCACGTTGCTCTGGACCATGCTCGGTACGGCCCTCTGTGCCGGGGGCGTGGGCACGCTCAACCACGTGCTGGAGCGACGGTACGACGCGCAAATGAAGCGAACGGCACAGCGCCCCCTTCCCGCCGGACGGGCCGATCCCAAAATGGCCCGGCGCGTGGGCATCCTCCTGGTCTGCCTCGCCGTTGGCCTCCTGTGCCCGCTCGTCAACGTCCTCACGGCCGTGCTGGCGGCCCTCACGGCCGTGCTGTACCTGTTCGTCTACACGCCTCTGAAGCGGACGACGAAGTGGAACACGCTGGTCGGGACGGTGCCGGGGGCACTTCCGGCCCTGGGCGGCTACACGGCCGCAACCGGCCACCTTGGAGCGGGCGGATGGGCGACCTTTGGGATCCTCGCGACGTGGCAGATGCCCCACTTTCTGTCCCTGGCCTGGATGTACCGGAAGGACTACGCGCGCGGCGATTACGCCATGCTGCCGGTCGTGGAGCCGGACGGCAACTCCACCGCGGCCCAGATGATCGGCTTCGCCGCGCTGCTCGTGCCCGTGAGCGTTCTGCCGGTCCTGACCGAGGCCGCCGGGTGGATCTACGGCGTCGGCGTGGTGCCGCTCGGCCTGTGGTTCCTGTGGACGACGATCGTCTTCCACGGGGAACGGACGGGACAAAAGGCCAAGCGCGTTCTGAAAGCGTCGGTGCTTTACATCCCGGGCCTCGTGGCCCTCCTGCTCGTGGACTGGTTTCTCTGA